A stretch of Actinomycetota bacterium DNA encodes these proteins:
- the mreC gene encoding rod shape-determining protein MreC, producing MYLHWRRNRIILAALIIVSIAILTIHFKEGEEGLVHRVQRITVGLVAPLQAGVSSIVDPFRHGIHFLVEIRDLKQENERLKREVAELKRDLISLKVVAKENERLRRLIGFKEKTIYKVLPARIIGKSPTGWQAIIILDKGSADGVRKYMPVVVDKGLVGQVVGVSSHAAQVQLITDPKSGVSCQILSTGERGILQGETGGELKLNFIPKDSRVRKMDAVITSGLGGVFPPGIFVGTVSEIKVNPYGLYKEVKVKSSVDFSKLEEVLIITNPLPKTPFPTEGG from the coding sequence TAGCCATCCTGACCATTCACTTTAAGGAGGGCGAAGAGGGCTTGGTACATAGGGTTCAGAGGATAACGGTGGGTCTCGTGGCCCCCCTTCAAGCTGGGGTCTCTAGTATAGTGGATCCCTTCCGACACGGCATCCATTTCCTCGTGGAGATTCGCGATCTTAAACAGGAAAATGAGAGATTGAAAAGGGAAGTGGCGGAACTCAAGAGGGATTTGATTTCGCTCAAAGTGGTAGCCAAGGAAAACGAACGCCTCCGAAGGCTCATCGGGTTTAAGGAGAAAACCATCTATAAGGTTCTTCCGGCACGGATCATCGGAAAATCTCCCACTGGTTGGCAGGCGATCATCATTTTGGATAAGGGATCCGCGGATGGAGTGAGGAAATACATGCCCGTGGTGGTCGATAAGGGTTTAGTGGGTCAGGTGGTCGGTGTCTCCTCCCATGCTGCACAAGTCCAACTAATAACCGATCCAAAAAGCGGGGTTTCTTGCCAAATCTTAAGCACAGGTGAGCGTGGAATCTTACAGGGCGAGACCGGTGGTGAACTGAAACTGAACTTCATTCCCAAGGATTCCAGGGTGAGGAAGATGGATGCAGTTATAACATCGGGATTGGGAGGCGTTTTCCCTCCCGGAATTTTTGTGGGCACCGTAAGTGAGATTAAAGTCAATCCCTATGGGCTATATAAAGAGGTTAAGGTGAAATCTTCCGTGGATTTCTCGAAGTTGGAGGAGGTTTTAATCATCACCAATCCTCTGCCAAAAACACCCTTTCCCACGGAGGGAGGTTAA